The Acidobacteriota bacterium genome window below encodes:
- a CDS encoding transcriptional regulator, producing the protein MAYRLSRSNTSSPTSNTTATSGRKTANRPRKPRFSRRKYAALLSETLPRVIATPEELERLARQIEPLLDKGERRTPEEEALCCLSLKLIDDYQQAHRSIPEMKPHELLQALLEESGKRQADLLSVFGSRSRVSDAVNGKRAISKSQAKRLGEFFSVTPAAFI; encoded by the coding sequence ATGGCTTACAGACTGTCACGCTCAAACACTTCCTCACCCACGAGCAATACGACCGCGACAAGTGGAAGAAAGACTGCTAACAGGCCGCGTAAGCCGCGCTTCAGCCGGCGCAAGTATGCCGCGCTCTTGAGTGAGACGCTGCCACGGGTGATTGCAACGCCCGAGGAGCTCGAGCGGCTGGCGCGCCAGATCGAACCGCTGCTGGATAAAGGTGAGCGCCGCACACCTGAGGAGGAGGCTCTCTGTTGCCTTTCGCTGAAGCTGATCGATGATTATCAACAAGCCCACCGGTCAATCCCTGAGATGAAGCCGCACGAACTGCTACAGGCGCTGCTCGAGGAATCCGGGAAACGCCAGGCGGACCTGCTGTCAGTGTTCGGCTCGCGCAGCCGTGTCTCGGACGCTGTCAACGGCAAGCGCGCGATCAGCAAGTCTCAGGCGAAGCGGCTGGGCGAGTTCTTCAGCGTCACTCCTGCGGCGTTCATCTGA
- a CDS encoding DUF4037 domain-containing protein, which produces MSDFIPGLELGRLFYVEAVKPVLDAIAPGLRYSAALIGSGSEILGYDNEMSTDHHWGPRVMLFLKEDDHRLYRDAIDEALRQKLPPKFHDYSTNFTLPDAADNNVQLLRDVDKGPINHRVDILTIRGFFLDYVNFDIEQSIEPADWLTFPEQKLLSITAGAVFHDEVGLQGVRDRFGYYPGDVWRYLLASCWNRVGQEEHLMGRAGIVRDEIGSALIGSRLVRDLMRLCFLMEKQYAPYAKWFGKAFNELNCADDLAPILRRVLLAEAWEERENHLAAAYEYVAEMHNRLGITEPLPANVSSFFGRPFLVIHLGGSFADAIRASITDPEVKRIAGGKLIGSIDQFSDNTDILSDPRWRPALRRLYE; this is translated from the coding sequence ATGTCAGACTTCATCCCAGGACTCGAGCTCGGCAGGTTGTTCTATGTCGAAGCGGTGAAGCCGGTACTGGATGCCATCGCGCCGGGACTGCGGTATAGCGCGGCGCTAATCGGCAGCGGCTCGGAAATACTCGGCTACGACAACGAAATGTCCACAGACCACCACTGGGGACCGCGGGTTATGCTCTTCCTGAAAGAAGACGACCACCGACTTTACCGCGATGCTATCGATGAAGCGTTGCGTCAAAAGCTGCCACCTAAATTTCACGACTATTCAACCAACTTTACTCTGCCCGATGCTGCTGATAACAACGTCCAGCTTCTTCGCGATGTTGATAAGGGTCCGATTAACCACCGGGTAGACATCCTTACGATTCGTGGATTCTTTCTCGACTACGTTAACTTCGACATCGAGCAATCCATAGAGCCGGCCGATTGGTTGACGTTTCCTGAGCAGAAGCTTCTTAGCATCACCGCGGGAGCGGTCTTTCATGACGAAGTAGGATTGCAGGGTGTCCGCGATAGATTTGGCTATTACCCCGGCGATGTATGGCGCTACTTGCTGGCCTCCTGCTGGAACAGGGTTGGGCAGGAGGAGCATTTAATGGGTCGCGCTGGAATCGTAAGAGATGAGATCGGTTCGGCCCTCATTGGATCCCGGTTGGTGCGAGATCTCATGCGACTCTGTTTCCTGATGGAGAAGCAGTATGCTCCATATGCAAAATGGTTCGGCAAGGCGTTCAACGAATTGAATTGTGCTGACGATCTGGCGCCAATTCTGAGGAGAGTGCTGTTAGCTGAGGCTTGGGAGGAACGCGAGAACCACCTCGCGGCGGCATACGAGTATGTAGCCGAGATGCACAATCGGTTAGGAATAACTGAGCCGCTTCCTGCGAATGTATCGAGTTTCTTCGGACGCCCGTTCCTGGTCATACACCTTGGCGGAAGCTTCGCCGATGCTATTCGCGCCTCCATCACCGACCCCGAGGTAAAGCGAATCGCCGGCGGGAAGCTGATTGGGAGCATCGACCAGTTTAGCGATAACACTGACATTCTATCTGATCCACGATGGCGGCCGGCACTAAGACGACTTTATGAATGA
- a CDS encoding type II toxin-antitoxin system HigB family toxin, with the protein MEQCTPIVGRRATGALLANSNIMGNNCRLIARIDYGLQTVTLKHFLTHEQYDRDKWKKDC; encoded by the coding sequence ATGGAACAATGTACCCCCATCGTCGGTCGGAGGGCAACAGGTGCCTTATTGGCAAACTCCAACATCATGGGCAACAATTGCAGGTTGATTGCGAGGATCGATTATGGCTTACAGACTGTCACGCTCAAACACTTCCTCACCCACGAGCAATACGACCGCGACAAGTGGAAGAAAGACTGCTAA